One region of Streptomyces sp. CG4 genomic DNA includes:
- a CDS encoding acyl-CoA dehydrogenase family protein: MAEFTMELNDEQREVRDWLHGFAADVIRPAAAEWDEREETPWPVIQEAAKVGIYSLDFYAQQYFDSTGLGIPMAMEELFWGDAGIALSIVGTGLAAVGVLANGTEEQIGTWIPQMYGDQTDVKVAAFCSSEPDAGSDVASMRTRAVYDEAKDEWVINGTKTWATNGGIANVHVVVASVDPELGSKGHASFIVPPGTPGLAQGQKFKKHGIRASHTAEVILDNVRVPGSCLLGGKEKLDERLARSREKAKASGERVKNAAMATFEASRPAVGAMAVGTARAAYEVALDYARTREQFGRPIIDNQGVAFQLADMRTQIDAARLLVWRASWMAVNGKPFTAAEGSMSKLFASETAKKVTAQAIQILGGNGYTREYPVERMHRDSAIYTIFEGTSEIQRLVIARTLAGMPIR; the protein is encoded by the coding sequence ATGGCCGAGTTCACCATGGAGCTGAACGACGAACAGAGGGAAGTCCGGGACTGGCTCCATGGCTTCGCCGCCGATGTGATCCGTCCCGCGGCAGCCGAGTGGGACGAGCGCGAGGAGACTCCCTGGCCCGTCATCCAGGAGGCCGCGAAGGTTGGCATCTACTCCCTGGACTTCTACGCGCAGCAGTACTTCGACTCCACCGGGCTCGGCATCCCGATGGCCATGGAGGAGCTGTTCTGGGGGGACGCGGGCATCGCCCTCTCCATCGTGGGCACCGGCCTGGCCGCCGTGGGCGTGCTCGCCAACGGCACCGAGGAACAGATCGGCACCTGGATCCCGCAGATGTACGGCGACCAGACCGACGTCAAGGTGGCCGCGTTCTGCTCCTCCGAGCCCGACGCCGGCTCCGACGTCGCCTCCATGCGGACGCGAGCCGTGTACGACGAGGCCAAGGACGAGTGGGTGATCAACGGCACGAAGACCTGGGCGACCAACGGCGGCATCGCCAACGTCCACGTCGTCGTCGCCAGCGTCGACCCGGAGCTGGGCTCCAAGGGCCACGCGTCCTTCATCGTCCCGCCGGGCACGCCGGGGCTCGCCCAGGGCCAGAAGTTCAAGAAACACGGGATTCGTGCCTCGCACACCGCCGAGGTCATCCTCGACAACGTCCGTGTTCCCGGTTCCTGCCTGCTCGGAGGCAAGGAGAAGCTGGACGAGCGGCTCGCCCGTTCCCGTGAGAAGGCGAAGGCCTCCGGGGAGCGGGTGAAGAACGCCGCCATGGCGACGTTCGAGGCGTCCCGGCCCGCCGTGGGAGCCATGGCGGTCGGCACCGCTCGGGCGGCTTACGAGGTCGCACTCGACTACGCCAGGACCCGCGAGCAGTTCGGGCGGCCGATCATCGACAACCAGGGCGTCGCCTTTCAGCTCGCGGACATGCGCACGCAGATCGACGCGGCTCGTCTGCTCGTCTGGCGGGCCTCGTGGATGGCCGTCAACGGCAAGCCGTTCACCGCCGCCGAGGGGTCGATGTCCAAGCTGTTCGCGAGCGAGACCGCGAAGAAGGTGACCGCGCAGGCCATCCAGATACTGGGCGGGAACGGGTACACGCGTGAGTACCCGGTCGAGCGGATGCACCGGGACAGCGCGATCTACACGATCTTCGAGGGGACGAGTGAGATTCAGCGGCTCGTCATCGCGCGGACCTTGGCCGGGATGCCGATTCGGTAG
- a CDS encoding cupin domain-containing protein → MTWTEGLYVPPGHGRVVETPAQRVTFKVTGTHSRMASTFEVEVPPGFDVGAHVHTRSEELFYVLEGELDVLAFEPVIRTPDKWQKWESSSGNRVVRATPGTVIVVPPGCPHAFANPTDSPAKMFFQAAPPPDHERYFEELLEILGNGGPPDQEAIEALRAKYDIEQLTPLRHR, encoded by the coding sequence ATGACATGGACCGAGGGACTGTATGTACCGCCGGGCCACGGCCGCGTCGTCGAGACACCGGCCCAGCGCGTGACGTTCAAGGTCACCGGCACGCATTCGCGGATGGCCTCCACCTTCGAGGTGGAGGTCCCGCCGGGCTTCGACGTGGGCGCCCATGTGCACACCCGCAGCGAGGAGTTGTTCTACGTCCTGGAGGGAGAACTGGACGTCCTCGCCTTCGAGCCGGTCATCCGCACCCCCGACAAGTGGCAGAAGTGGGAGTCGAGTTCGGGCAACAGGGTGGTGCGCGCGACTCCGGGCACGGTCATCGTCGTTCCCCCCGGTTGTCCGCACGCCTTCGCCAATCCGACGGACAGCCCGGCGAAGATGTTCTTCCAGGCCGCGCCCCCACCGGACCACGAGCGCTATTTCGAGGAGCTGCTGGAGATCCTGGGCAACGGCGGCCCGCCGGACCAGGAGGCGATCGAGGCGCTACGGGCCAAGTACGACATCGAGCAACTCACACCTTTGAGACACAGGTGA
- a CDS encoding cytochrome P450 yields MTEETLTETLPPIRHWPALDLTGTDFDPVLRELMREGPVTRIQLPNGEGWAWLVTRMDDVRMVTNDPRFSREEVMKKPVTRLAPHFIPDPGAVGFLDPPDHTRLRRSVAAAFTAKGVERVREKARAMLDELVDELLQDGPPADLTATILSPFPIAVICEMMGVPAADRHTMHTWTQLILSSSNGKEVSEKAKREMAAYFSDLIALRENSTAEDVASLLGAAVGRGEVTLEEAVGLAGLLQIGGEAVTNNSGQLFYLLMTRPDLVDRLRAEPEIRPRAIDELLRWIPHRNAVGLSRIALEDVEIRGVRIRAGDAVYNSYLAANRDPQVFPDPETIDFSRSPNPHVSFGFGPHFCPGNMLARLEEELMVDALLDRVPGLRLAVPPEQVPFKKGALIRGPEALPVTW; encoded by the coding sequence ATGACCGAAGAGACGCTCACCGAGACCCTGCCCCCGATCCGGCACTGGCCGGCGCTCGACCTGACCGGGACGGACTTCGACCCGGTGCTGAGAGAGCTGATGCGCGAAGGACCCGTCACCCGCATCCAGCTGCCCAACGGCGAGGGCTGGGCCTGGCTGGTGACCCGGATGGACGACGTCCGCATGGTCACCAACGACCCCCGCTTCAGCCGCGAGGAGGTGATGAAGAAGCCGGTCACCCGGCTGGCCCCGCACTTCATCCCCGACCCGGGCGCGGTCGGCTTCCTCGACCCGCCCGACCACACCCGGCTGCGCCGCTCGGTGGCGGCCGCGTTCACCGCGAAAGGGGTGGAGCGGGTGCGCGAGAAAGCGCGCGCCATGCTGGACGAACTCGTCGACGAACTCCTCCAGGACGGCCCGCCCGCCGATCTCACGGCCACGATCCTCAGCCCGTTCCCGATCGCGGTGATCTGCGAAATGATGGGCGTCCCGGCCGCCGACCGGCACACCATGCACACCTGGACCCAGCTCATCCTGTCCTCCTCGAACGGCAAGGAGGTCAGCGAGAAGGCCAAGCGGGAGATGGCCGCCTACTTCTCGGACCTGATCGCGCTGCGCGAGAACAGCACGGCCGAGGACGTCGCCTCACTGCTCGGTGCCGCGGTCGGCCGGGGCGAGGTCACCCTGGAGGAGGCCGTCGGGCTCGCCGGTCTCCTCCAGATCGGCGGCGAGGCGGTCACCAACAACAGCGGGCAGCTGTTCTATCTGCTGATGACCCGCCCCGACCTGGTGGACCGACTGCGCGCGGAACCGGAGATCCGCCCCAGGGCGATCGACGAACTCCTGCGCTGGATCCCGCACCGCAACGCCGTCGGCCTGTCCCGGATCGCCCTGGAGGACGTGGAGATCCGGGGCGTCCGGATCCGCGCGGGCGACGCGGTGTACAACTCCTACCTGGCCGCCAACCGCGACCCGCAGGTCTTCCCCGATCCGGAGACCATCGACTTCTCCCGCAGCCCCAACCCGCACGTCTCCTTCGGCTTCGGCCCGCACTTCTGCCCCGGCAACATGCTGGCCCGGCTGGAGGAGGAACTCATGGTGGACGCCCTGCTGGACCGGGTGCCGGGCCTGCGCCTGGCCGTACCGCCGGAGCAGGTGCCCTTCAAGAAGGGCGCGCTGATCCGGGGCCCCGAGGCCCTGCCGGTGACCTGGTGA
- a CDS encoding type III polyketide synthase yields the protein MATLCRPSVSVPEHVITMEETLELARSRHADHPQLPLALRLIENTGVKTRHIVQPIEETLKHPGFEERNKLYEAEAKARVPAVIQRALDDAELLTTDIDVIIYVSCTGFMMPSLTAWLINEMDFDSTTRQFPIAQLGCAAGGAAINRAHDFCVAYPEANALIVTCEFCSLCYQPTDLGVGSLLSNGLFGDGIAAAVVRGKGGTGIELERNGSYLIPKTEEWIMYDVRATGFHFLLDKRVPATMEPLAPALQDLAGTHGWDASDLDFYIVHAGGPRILDDLSKFLQVDPHAFRFSRATLTEYGNIASGVVLDALRRMFDEGGAEHRARGLLAGFGPGITAEMALGRWRSSDRETA from the coding sequence ATGGCGACTTTGTGCAGACCCTCGGTGTCGGTTCCGGAACATGTGATCACGATGGAGGAGACGCTGGAACTGGCGCGCTCCCGTCACGCGGATCACCCGCAACTGCCGCTCGCGCTGCGGCTGATCGAGAACACGGGCGTCAAGACCCGGCACATCGTGCAGCCCATCGAGGAGACCCTCAAGCACCCCGGCTTCGAGGAGCGCAACAAGCTCTACGAGGCCGAGGCCAAGGCCCGGGTCCCCGCGGTGATACAGCGGGCGCTCGACGACGCGGAGCTCCTCACCACCGACATAGACGTGATCATCTACGTCTCGTGCACGGGCTTCATGATGCCCTCGCTCACCGCGTGGCTGATCAACGAGATGGACTTCGACTCCACCACCCGGCAGTTCCCCATAGCCCAGCTGGGCTGTGCGGCCGGCGGCGCGGCGATCAACCGCGCACACGACTTCTGCGTGGCCTACCCCGAGGCCAATGCACTCATCGTGACCTGCGAGTTCTGCTCGCTGTGCTACCAGCCCACCGACCTCGGCGTCGGCTCGCTGCTCTCCAACGGCCTGTTCGGTGACGGCATAGCCGCGGCCGTGGTCCGCGGCAAGGGCGGCACCGGCATCGAGCTGGAGCGCAACGGCTCGTACCTGATCCCGAAGACCGAAGAGTGGATCATGTACGACGTCCGCGCGACCGGCTTCCACTTCCTGCTCGACAAGCGGGTGCCGGCCACCATGGAACCGCTGGCCCCGGCCTTGCAGGACCTCGCGGGCACCCACGGCTGGGACGCGTCCGACCTGGACTTCTACATCGTCCACGCCGGTGGGCCGCGCATCCTCGACGACCTGAGCAAGTTCCTCCAGGTCGACCCGCACGCGTTCCGGTTCAGCCGGGCCACCCTCACCGAGTACGGCAACATCGCCTCCGGCGTCGTGCTGGACGCGCTGCGCCGGATGTTCGACGAGGGCGGCGCCGAGCACCGGGCGCGCGGGCTCCTCGCCGGGTTCGGACCCGGCATCACCGCGGAAATGGCGCTGGGCCGCTGGCGCAGCTCTGACCGAGAAACGGCATGA
- a CDS encoding transcriptional regulator — MTATAGDLLQTTTRALAPDPTANPVVPLVERGEAPPRTLARLALEQQWVIPADRRSFEHLAQRSGPAAAVFFTTLATGEERAGTHLEAFARAVGVTADHSRAYLPLPGCQAYPAYVSWLALNADPADAVLALTANFSAWGGYCARIATGLRTHYGFGDEACAFFDFFAEPSPDLDEQATAAVQAGLDSGTLHTNSAHTYGTLLQTYESMFWAALS, encoded by the coding sequence ATGACGGCAACGGCCGGGGACCTGCTGCAGACGACCACCCGGGCACTCGCCCCGGACCCGACGGCCAACCCAGTCGTCCCCCTAGTGGAACGCGGCGAGGCGCCCCCGCGGACCCTCGCGAGGCTGGCCCTGGAACAGCAGTGGGTGATCCCGGCCGACCGCCGCTCCTTCGAGCACCTGGCCCAGCGTTCCGGCCCCGCCGCCGCGGTCTTCTTCACCACCCTCGCGACCGGCGAGGAACGGGCGGGAACGCACCTGGAGGCCTTCGCCCGGGCCGTCGGCGTGACGGCGGACCACTCCCGCGCCTACCTCCCCCTGCCCGGCTGCCAGGCCTACCCCGCCTACGTCTCCTGGCTGGCCCTCAATGCCGACCCGGCGGACGCCGTCCTGGCCCTCACGGCGAACTTCTCCGCCTGGGGCGGCTACTGCGCCCGCATCGCGACGGGCCTGCGCACGCACTACGGTTTCGGGGACGAGGCCTGCGCCTTCTTCGACTTCTTCGCCGAGCCGTCCCCGGACTTGGACGAACAGGCGACGGCGGCGGTACAGGCGGGCCTGGACTCCGGCACCTTGCACACGAACAGCGCACACACCTACGGAACCTTGCTCCAGACGTACGAGAGCATGTTCTGGGCAGCGCTGAGCTGA
- a CDS encoding DUF6213 family protein: MNGEVTLPLIVDDRGTLQVAAADVSKLLRTVGARWLRLVEGGEQRLDEDTVAALTIELAKLADRIDVACIAHSSGAP; this comes from the coding sequence GTGAACGGCGAAGTGACTCTGCCTCTGATCGTGGACGACCGTGGGACCTTGCAGGTGGCCGCGGCCGATGTGAGTAAGTTGCTGCGGACCGTGGGGGCTCGGTGGCTGCGGCTTGTCGAGGGCGGGGAGCAGAGGCTGGACGAGGATACGGTCGCCGCGCTGACCATTGAGTTGGCCAAGCTGGCGGATCGTATCGACGTGGCGTGTATCGCGCACAGCAGCGGGGCGCCGTAG
- a CDS encoding NADP-dependent succinic semialdehyde dehydrogenase, with product MPIATVNPANGETLKTYEPMGEEELERRLQLAEATFRTYRTTPFAERARLLNQAAELLDEDQPEIARTMTLEMGKPVGQARAEAAKCAKAMRWYAEHAEALLADEEPAEPDVRDSGASRVRVRYRPLGPVLAVMPWNFPLWQVVRFAAPALMAGNVGLLKHSSNVPQTALYLEDLFHRAGFTEGCFQTLLIGAGAVDEILRDERVKAATLTGSEPAGRAVAATAGQMIKKTVLELGGSDPYVVMPSADLDRAAEVAVTARVQNNGQSCIAAKRFIVHRDVYDAFVAKFVAGMRALKVGDPLEEDTDVGPLATEQGRRDLEELVDDARRSGAEVLCGGLRPDGPGWYYPPTVLAGITREMRIHREEAFGPVATLYPAGDLDEALLIANDSPFGLSSNVWTRDDGEVARFTRDLEAGCVYVNGMTASHPAFPFGGVKRSGYGRELSGHGIREFCNITTVWQGA from the coding sequence ATGCCCATCGCGACGGTGAACCCGGCGAACGGCGAGACGCTCAAGACGTACGAGCCCATGGGCGAGGAAGAGCTGGAACGCCGGCTCCAGCTCGCCGAGGCCACGTTCCGCACGTACCGGACCACCCCGTTCGCCGAGCGGGCCCGCCTGCTGAACCAGGCCGCCGAGCTGCTGGACGAGGACCAGCCGGAGATCGCCCGGACCATGACCCTGGAGATGGGCAAACCCGTCGGGCAGGCACGTGCGGAGGCCGCGAAGTGCGCGAAGGCGATGCGCTGGTACGCCGAGCATGCCGAGGCACTGCTGGCGGACGAGGAGCCCGCCGAGCCGGATGTGCGGGACTCCGGGGCGTCCCGGGTCCGGGTGCGCTACCGCCCGCTCGGGCCGGTGCTCGCGGTGATGCCGTGGAACTTCCCGCTGTGGCAGGTCGTACGGTTCGCCGCGCCCGCGCTGATGGCCGGCAACGTGGGCCTGCTCAAGCACTCCTCCAACGTGCCCCAGACGGCCCTGTACCTGGAGGACCTGTTCCACCGTGCGGGCTTCACGGAGGGCTGTTTCCAGACGCTGCTGATCGGCGCGGGCGCGGTGGACGAGATCCTGCGCGACGAGCGGGTGAAGGCGGCGACGCTGACGGGCAGCGAGCCCGCGGGCCGGGCGGTCGCCGCCACCGCCGGGCAGATGATCAAGAAGACGGTGCTGGAGCTGGGCGGCAGCGACCCGTACGTCGTCATGCCGTCCGCCGACCTGGACCGGGCGGCCGAGGTGGCGGTCACCGCACGCGTGCAGAACAACGGGCAGTCCTGCATCGCGGCGAAGCGGTTCATCGTGCACCGTGACGTCTACGACGCCTTCGTCGCGAAGTTCGTCGCCGGGATGCGGGCGCTCAAGGTCGGCGACCCGCTGGAGGAGGACACCGACGTCGGGCCGCTCGCCACCGAGCAGGGGCGGCGGGATCTGGAGGAACTGGTCGACGACGCGCGGCGCAGCGGCGCCGAGGTGCTGTGCGGCGGCCTGCGGCCGGACGGGCCGGGCTGGTACTACCCGCCGACCGTGCTGGCCGGGATCACCCGGGAGATGCGGATCCACCGGGAGGAGGCGTTCGGGCCGGTGGCCACGCTGTACCCGGCCGGTGACCTGGACGAGGCGCTGCTCATCGCCAACGACTCGCCGTTCGGGCTGAGTTCCAATGTGTGGACGCGGGACGACGGCGAGGTGGCGCGGTTCACCCGCGATCTGGAGGCCGGATGCGTGTACGTCAACGGGATGACCGCCTCCCATCCGGCGTTCCCGTTCGGCGGGGTCAAACGGTCCGGGTACGGGCGTGAGCTGTCCGGGCACGGAATCCGCGAGTTCTGCAACATCACCACGGTTTGGCAGGGTGCGTGA
- a CDS encoding NUDIX domain-containing protein yields MTVRTTKRSAGLLLFRHTDDGLEVLLGHMGGPLWAKKDAGAWTVPKGEYAPDEPAWEAARREFREELGLAPPGGTAVPLGEVVQKNGKIVTAWAVEADPDLSAFSPGTFTMEWPPRSGREQEFPELDRVEWLGLDRARELIITAQNAFLDRLAEHTD; encoded by the coding sequence ATGACGGTGCGTACGACGAAGCGCAGCGCGGGACTTCTCCTGTTCCGGCACACCGACGACGGCCTTGAGGTGTTGCTCGGCCATATGGGTGGTCCGCTGTGGGCGAAGAAGGACGCGGGGGCGTGGACGGTCCCCAAGGGCGAGTACGCTCCCGACGAGCCCGCCTGGGAGGCCGCCCGGCGCGAGTTCCGCGAGGAGCTGGGGCTGGCACCGCCCGGCGGGACGGCCGTACCGCTGGGCGAGGTCGTGCAGAAGAACGGCAAGATCGTCACGGCGTGGGCCGTCGAGGCGGACCCGGACCTGAGCGCCTTCAGCCCCGGCACCTTCACCATGGAGTGGCCGCCGAGGTCCGGCCGGGAGCAGGAGTTCCCCGAACTGGACCGCGTGGAGTGGCTCGGCCTGGACCGGGCCCGGGAGCTGATCATCACGGCCCAGAACGCGTTTCTCGACCGGCTGGCGGAGCACACGGACTGA
- a CDS encoding ATP-dependent DNA ligase: MLLARLAQVSREVAATAARSRKTALLAELFREAEPDDVPVVIPYLAGRLPQGRLGVGWKVLSRPVPPAAGPTLTVREVDALLTELGTVSGPGSQAERARLVGELMGAATEQEQRFLRGLLTGEVRQGALDAVAVEGLARATEADPAAVRRAVMLAGSLQTVARALLAEGPGALERFRLTVGRPVLPMLAHTASSVAEAVEKLGACAVEEKLDGIRVQVHRDGDTVRVYTRTLDDITDRLPEVTAAARELGGERFILDGEVISFDAAGRPRSFQETAGRVGSRTDVAKAAGQVPVSPVFFDVLSVDGTELLDLPFTERHARLARLVPEPMRVRRTVASGPEYIPEAERFLAETLARGHEGVVVKALDAPYSAGRRGAAWLKVKPVHTLDLVVLAAEWGHGRRTGRLSNLHLGARNPDGTFAMLGKTFKGMTDAMLAWQTEKLQELAVEDDGWVVRVRPELVAEIAYDGLQRSSRYPAGVTLRFARVIRYREDKRPEEADTVEALLAAHPEVRP, encoded by the coding sequence ATGCTGCTGGCCCGGCTGGCCCAGGTGTCCCGGGAGGTCGCCGCGACAGCGGCCCGCTCCCGCAAGACGGCCCTGCTCGCGGAGCTGTTCCGGGAGGCGGAGCCGGACGACGTGCCGGTCGTCATCCCGTATCTGGCCGGCCGGCTGCCGCAGGGCCGGCTCGGCGTCGGCTGGAAGGTGCTGAGCCGTCCGGTGCCGCCGGCCGCCGGGCCCACCCTCACGGTCCGGGAGGTCGACGCACTGCTCACCGAGCTGGGCACGGTGTCCGGGCCGGGCTCGCAGGCGGAGCGGGCGCGGCTCGTCGGCGAGCTGATGGGCGCGGCCACCGAGCAGGAGCAGCGTTTCCTGCGCGGTCTGCTCACCGGCGAGGTACGGCAGGGCGCGCTGGACGCGGTCGCCGTGGAGGGCCTCGCCCGGGCGACGGAGGCGGACCCGGCCGCCGTACGCCGGGCGGTGATGCTCGCCGGGTCGCTGCAGACGGTCGCTCGGGCGCTGCTGGCCGAGGGGCCCGGGGCACTGGAGCGCTTCCGGCTCACCGTCGGCCGGCCCGTGCTGCCGATGTTGGCGCACACCGCGTCCTCGGTCGCCGAGGCGGTGGAGAAGCTGGGCGCGTGCGCGGTGGAGGAGAAGCTGGACGGCATCCGGGTGCAGGTCCACCGGGACGGCGACACGGTCCGGGTGTACACCCGCACGCTGGACGACATCACCGACCGGCTGCCCGAAGTGACCGCCGCCGCACGGGAGTTGGGGGGTGAGCGGTTCATTCTGGACGGCGAGGTGATCTCCTTCGACGCGGCCGGGCGGCCCCGCTCCTTCCAGGAGACGGCGGGCCGGGTCGGCTCCCGGACGGACGTGGCGAAGGCGGCCGGTCAGGTCCCGGTCTCCCCCGTGTTCTTCGACGTCCTGTCGGTCGACGGCACCGAGTTGCTGGACCTGCCCTTCACCGAGCGGCACGCACGGCTGGCCCGGCTGGTGCCCGAGCCGATGCGGGTGCGCCGGACGGTCGCCTCCGGGCCCGAGTACATCCCGGAGGCGGAACGGTTCCTCGCCGAGACCCTGGCCCGCGGGCACGAGGGCGTGGTGGTGAAAGCGCTGGACGCGCCCTACAGCGCGGGCCGGCGCGGCGCCGCCTGGCTGAAGGTCAAGCCCGTCCACACCCTCGACCTGGTCGTGCTGGCCGCCGAGTGGGGTCACGGCCGTCGCACGGGCCGGCTCTCCAACCTCCACCTCGGCGCCCGCAATCCGGACGGCACGTTCGCGATGCTCGGCAAGACCTTCAAGGGCATGACCGACGCGATGCTCGCCTGGCAGACCGAGAAGCTCCAGGAGTTGGCGGTCGAGGACGACGGCTGGGTGGTCCGGGTCCGCCCCGAACTCGTCGCGGAGATCGCCTACGACGGCCTCCAGCGCTCCTCCCGCTACCCGGCCGGCGTCACCCTCCGCTTCGCCCGCGTGATCCGCTACCGCGAGGACAAACGCCCCGAGGAGGCCGATACGGTGGAGGCCCTGCTGGCGGCCCACCCGGAGGTCAGGCCATGA
- a CDS encoding NAD(P)/FAD-dependent oxidoreductase, whose amino-acid sequence MTENDTTENNAYEAVVVGGGAAGLSAALVLGRARRRTLVVDAGEPRNAPSAHLQGYLSRDGMSPAEFLAVGREEIARYGVELVRDRVVDAEQDEAGFTARLADGRTVRARQLVIATGLRDELPEVPGLAERFGRDVVHCPYCHGWEVRDLPTGVLATSPLSVHQALMVTRWTKDVRFFLHEVSESELTDDDLRRLAVAGVMVVPGKVTELVVADDRLTGVRLADGTVHEREVLYAAPRAVPRNDLLVKLGAELRETPFGSYPVIDERGLTSVPGLWAAGNASGFAEQVINAASRGYRAGAAINGELLFADLDASAPQRGAGNWATSHNGAAAGNAPHQADE is encoded by the coding sequence ATGACCGAGAACGACACAACCGAGAACAACGCATACGAAGCAGTCGTCGTCGGAGGCGGAGCCGCCGGGCTGTCCGCCGCGCTGGTCCTCGGCCGGGCCCGGCGCCGCACGCTGGTGGTCGACGCGGGCGAGCCGCGCAACGCGCCGTCCGCGCACCTGCAGGGCTATCTGTCCCGGGACGGCATGTCGCCGGCCGAGTTCCTGGCGGTCGGCCGCGAGGAGATCGCCCGGTACGGGGTGGAGCTGGTCCGGGACCGGGTGGTGGACGCGGAGCAGGACGAGGCGGGCTTCACGGCGCGGCTCGCCGACGGCCGGACGGTGCGGGCCCGGCAGCTGGTGATCGCGACGGGCCTGCGGGACGAGCTGCCCGAGGTTCCCGGGCTGGCCGAGCGGTTCGGCCGGGACGTGGTGCACTGCCCGTACTGCCACGGCTGGGAGGTCCGCGACCTGCCGACCGGGGTGCTCGCGACCTCGCCGCTGAGCGTGCACCAGGCGCTGATGGTGACCCGGTGGACGAAGGACGTGCGGTTCTTCCTGCACGAGGTGAGCGAGTCGGAGCTGACGGACGACGATCTGCGTCGGCTGGCCGTGGCCGGGGTCATGGTCGTGCCCGGGAAGGTCACGGAACTCGTCGTGGCCGACGACCGGCTCACCGGGGTCCGGCTCGCCGACGGCACGGTCCACGAGCGCGAGGTGCTGTACGCCGCCCCGCGCGCCGTTCCGCGGAACGATCTGCTGGTGAAGCTGGGCGCCGAGCTGCGCGAGACGCCGTTCGGCAGCTACCCGGTGATCGACGAGCGGGGCCTGACGAGCGTGCCCGGACTGTGGGCGGCGGGCAACGCGAGCGGCTTCGCGGAGCAGGTGATCAACGCGGCGAGCCGGGGGTACCGGGCGGGGGCGGCGATCAACGGGGAGCTGCTGTTCGCCGACCTGGACGCGAGCGCGCCCCAAAGGGGTGCGGGGAACTGGGCGACCAGCCACAACGGCGCCGCAGCCGGCAACGCACCTCACCAGGCAGACGAATGA
- a CDS encoding XRE family transcriptional regulator, protein MSTDDVLAEVGARLRRIRKEREVTLAALSEATGISVSTLSRLESGLRKPSLELLLPIAQAHQVPLDELVGAPPVGDPRVRSKPIVRGGRTHWPLTRQPGGLQAFKVLEPRRKQDPDPRVHEGYEWLYVLSGRLRLVLGEYDVVLSAGEAAEFDTRVPHWFGSTGEGPVEFLSLFGPQGERMHVRARPTRK, encoded by the coding sequence ATGAGCACGGACGACGTACTGGCGGAGGTGGGTGCCCGGCTGCGGCGCATCCGCAAGGAGCGGGAGGTGACCCTGGCCGCGCTGTCCGAGGCGACCGGGATCTCCGTGAGCACCCTCTCCCGGCTGGAGTCGGGTCTGCGCAAGCCCAGCCTCGAACTGCTGCTGCCGATCGCCCAGGCCCATCAAGTGCCGCTGGACGAACTGGTCGGCGCGCCGCCGGTGGGCGATCCGCGGGTGCGGTCCAAGCCGATCGTGCGGGGCGGGCGCACCCACTGGCCGCTGACCCGCCAGCCCGGCGGTCTGCAGGCCTTCAAGGTGCTGGAACCGCGGCGGAAGCAGGATCCGGATCCTCGCGTCCACGAGGGGTACGAGTGGCTGTACGTGCTGTCGGGGCGGCTGCGGCTGGTCCTCGGGGAGTACGACGTGGTGCTGTCGGCGGGGGAGGCGGCCGAGTTCGACACGCGCGTGCCGCACTGGTTCGGGTCGACGGGCGAAGGGCCGGTGGAGTTCCTCAGCCTGTTCGGGCCGCAGGGGGAACGGATGCATGTGCGGGCGCGGCCGACGCGGAAGTGA